CGGCGCGAGGACGGGGTCTTTGGTCCCCATCCGCGTCGGTTCCTCGCCGACGAACGCCTTGCCCGCCTGTTTGGTCAGCCACGGGAGCGCGGCGTCGTGCATCCCGAGTTCGATTCGGTCGCCCTCGCCGGTGCGCTCGCGGCGGAAGAGCGCGCCGACGACGCCAAAGGCCGCCCACATGGCGGTGATGAGGTCGGTCTGTGGCAGGCCAACCTTCACCGGGTCGCCGTCCTCCGGGCCGGTGACGCTCATGATGCCGCTGGTCCCCTGCACCAGCAGGTCGTAGCCCGGGCGACTGCTCCACGGCCCCGTCTCGCCGAACGCGGAGATGGAGCAGTAGATGAGGTCGTCGTTCACGTCCCGCAGGTCGTCGTAGCCGACGCCGAGTCGCTCGGCGGTTCCGGGCCGGAAGTTCTCGATGACCACGTCCGCCTCGGCGACGAGGTCGTACAGGGCCTCCAGCCCCGACTCGGTCTTGAGGTTGAACTCGACGCTCAACTTGTCGTAGTTTATCGTCCAGAAGTAGGGGGATTCGCCGTTTTCGTCGGCTGTCTTCCCCGGCCCGTCGTAGTCGGCGTCGGGTTCGACGAAGGGCGGGCCGGAGTGTCGGTTGTCGTCGCCCGCCTCGGGGCGTTCCACCTTGATGACTTCCGCACCCTGGTTGGCGAGCATCAGCGTCGCGAATCCGCCGGTGACGAACGTCGTCAGGTCGACGACGGTGATGTCGTCGAGAACGCGCGTGTCCATACGCCCACCCTCGACCGAATCGGGTAAAATCCTTCCGAGAACGGGGGTCGGTCAGTCGTCGTCACGCGGGTCGTCTGCGCCGCCGTCCGTCGCCGCACCTTCCGGGCACGCATACGTGTGCCGGAGGTGGTCGATGATGGCGTCGACCGTCTCGGGGTCGTACGTCCAGAAGCCGTAGAACGACCCCTCGGCACGTTCCTCCGCGAGGAGCGCACACTTCGCGGTGTCGACGCCGCCGCCGTCGTACGCGACGAACCACGTGTCTCGTATCTCCGTCGCGGTCGATTTGTGGAGCGTCGGCCTCGTCGGGAGGTCGACGCCCTCGCTCCCCTCCGGGTGGGCGTAGACGTGGACCGAGAGCGTGCCGTGCCGAGCGATGTCGTCGTACGCCTCGGCCTGCGAGGCGAACCGGCCGCAGGTCTGGAAGCCGGCGTGGAGTTCACCCGCGGCCCCGCGCCACGCCCGGTCCTCGATTTCCTTCGACGCCGCCACCATCCGCTGGGTGTCGTAGGAGGTGAACATCGTCTCGTCGAGCTCGTCGAGGACCACGTCGTACGTCTCGCGGGTGAACCCCGGTTCGACGCCTGGTCGCTCGGCGAGCACGTCGCTCACGTCGAGCGCGGCCAGAAACTCGTCGCCGCGGCTCAACACTGCGTAGTTCCGCGGCCCGGCCTCGGACGCGGCGCGCTCGATGGTGATGTTGCGGTCGGCGAAGTGTTCGCGAAGCGCCGCTGGCACGCCCGCGTCGGGGTTGAAGACCGTCAGCGTCTTCTCCTCGTCGTCGACGTCCGCGATGAGTTCGAACAGCCCCATTCGACGGATACACGGGTGGCGACTATTTGTGCTTTTATGCCGTGACGGTCGTTTCCGCGACGCGCCCCTTTTGTGCACCGACGGCGTAGGGGCGGGCAATCGATGTCGGTCACGACGCTTCACCGGCCCGCCCATCGGGACGCGCTCACCCACCTCGACGACGCCTTCCAGCGCGGTGACCTCGTCACCGTCTTCGGTCGGTGCACCGTCGAGTACGACGGGCGCGCGTCGAGCAGCCTCGGCCCCGGTGACCGGCTCCTCCTCCTCAAACCCGACGGCTCGGCGCTCGTCCACACCGACGAGGGGCGGACCCCCGTCAACTGGCAACCGCCCGGCTGTGACCACTTCGCCAGCGTCCGCGACGGCCGCCTGCGCGTCCGGAGCGTCCGTCGGTCGCCGGAGGAACTCCTCGACGTGCGCTTCGAACGCGTCCACCACCTCGCCGCCTACGACGTGACCGACCCCGACGAACTCGATTTGCAGGGGAGCGAGGCCGACCTGAAAGAGCACATCCTCGCCACTCCGAGTCGCATCGAACCCGGATTCGAACCGCTCGCCACCGAACGCGAGACGGACGCCGGGCCGATGGACATCTTCGGCGAGGACGACGCCGGCCGGCCGGTCGTCGTCGAGTTGAAGCGGCGGCGCGTCGGGCCGGACGCCGTCGGCCAGCTCCGGCGGTACGTCGACGCTCTCGAACGCGAGTTCGGATCGGGACGCGAGATTCGGGGCGTCCTCGTCGCGCCCTCCGTCACCGACCGCGCCAAGTCGTTGCTCGACGAGGAGGGTCTGGAGTTCGTCGCGCTTGACCCCACGACGGGCCGGCCGCCGGCCGACGCGACGGACGCTGGCTAGTCCCCCCGTCCTGCGCTATCCGTTCGTTTAATGTACGTGGTACGGGCACACATGACTACATGACTCTCCATCACCGGACCGTCCGTCAGGACGTCCGCGAACTCGGCACCCTTCTCGGTGACGTACTGGAGGCGCAATCCTCCACGGAGGCCTTCGAGGCCGTCGAGGACCTCCGCACGGCAGCCATCGACTACCGCGACGGCTCGCTCCCGTCGCGCGAACCACTTCGCGAGACGCTCGACTCGCTCGACCCCGAACTCGAAGGCGCGACGGCGCGTGCGTTCACGGCCTACTTCGAACTCATCAACCTCGCGGAGGAGCGCGAACGCGTCCGCGCCATCCGCCGTGACGAACAGGAGGGCCGCATCGAGGACAGTCAGACCGAGACGGTCGCCTCGCTGGTCGAACGCGACGCGGACGCCGAGACGGTCCAGCGCGTCCTCGACGACGTGCTCATCCAGCCGACGTTCACCGCGCACCCGACGGAGGCCAACCGCAAGACCATCAAGGCCAAACTCCGGACCATCACCACGCTCCTCGAATCGCTCGACGAACGGCGGTTGACCGACTCCGAGCGCCGGAAGTCGTGGGACCAGTTGGAGGCCGAGGTGACGAGTCTCTGGCAGACGCCCCACGTCCGTGACCGCGCTCCCGAACCCCAGGACGAGGCGCGCAACGTCCAGTGGTATCTGGAGAACACCCTCTTCGACGTGGTGGGTGAGGTGTACGCCGACTTGGAGGAGACGCTCTCGGAGGCCTACCCCGAGGTGGACGTGCCCAAACTCTTCGAGTTCCGCTCGTGGGCGGGCAGCGACCGCGACGGCAACCCGGCGGTCACCGTCGACGTGACGACCGAGACGCTCGACCGCCAGCGGTCGGTCGTCCTCGACCGCTACCGCGCCGAACTGAAGCGGCTCTCGGGCATCCTGAGCCAGGACGCAGCGTGGATTACGCCCGGCGAGCGGTTCGAGTCGTCCCTGCTCGCCGACCGCGAGCGCTTCCCGGAAGTCTCCAGCGAGGCCCAGGAGCGTTACCCCCACGAGTTCTACCGACAGAAGCTGAAACTGATGCGCGAGCGACTGGAACGGGTCGACGACGTTCGCCCCGGCGGCTACGACGACCCCGACGAACTGGTCGACGACCTCGAAGCCATCGACGAGAGCCTCCGCCTCAACGACGCCGAATCCATCGCCGACGCCTACGTCCACCCCCTCGTGCGGAAGGTGGAGACGTTCGGCTTCTCGCTCGCCAGCCTCGACCTGCGCGACCACCAGAAAAACCACACCGAAGCAGTCGACGAGTTGCTGTCGGCACAGGGCATCGACTACCGCGACCGAGACGAGGACGAACGCGTCGAGGTACTCACGGAGGCCATCATGCAAGATGCCGACGTGGTCGACATCGCCAGCCCGGGCGACGTGAGCGACACGACGGCGCGGGTCTGTGAGCGCTTCGAGGCGCTCCGGCGCTGGCAGCGCGAATACGGCACCGACGCCATCGACACCTACTGCATCAGCATGACCGAGGAGCCGAGCCACGTGCTCGAAGTCCTCTTCCTCGCCGATCAGGCGGGCGTCGTTTCTCTCCCCGAGCACAGCGGGCTCGACGTGGTGCCATTGCTGGAGACCGAACGCGCCCTCGACGGTGCTCGACGCATCATGGGGACGCTGTTCGAGAACGACGCGTACGCGGCGGCGCTCGACTGCCGCGACAACACCCAGGAGATCATGCTGGGCTACTCCGACTCCAACAAGGAGAACGGCTTCCTCGCCGCGAACTGGAGTCTCTACCGGAACCAGCGTCGTCTCGCCCGTATCACCGACGAGTTCGACGTGCAGATGCGCCTGTTCCACGGCCGCGGTGGCTCCATCTCGCGGGGCGGCGGCCCGATGCACGAGGCGATGCTCGCGCTCCCCATCGAGACGGTCAACGGACAGATCAAGTTCACCGAACAGGGCGAGGCCATCGCGGAGAAGTACGGCAACCCACGCATCGCCGAACGCAACCTCGAACGGATGCTGGACGCGCAGACTCGCGCGCGCTACCAGTCGATGGAGGGGCCGATCAAGGAGACGCCCGACGCGTGGACCGAGGCCATGGAGACGATGTCGGCGGCGGCACGGACGGCGTATCAGGACCTCCTCGAAACGGAGGGATTCATCCCCTACTTCGAGACGGCGACGCCGATTACGGTCATCGAGGACCTCAACCTCGGCTCGCGTCCCGCCTCGCGGTCCGGCGAGCGCACCGTCGAGGACCTCCGCGCCATCCCGTGGGTGTTCTCGTGGACGCAGTCCCGGTGTATCATCCCCGGGTGGTACGGCGTGGCGACGGGCATCGACGCCTACCTCGACGACGGTGGGTCGATGGACACCCTCCAGCGGATGTACGAGCGGTGGCCCTTCTTCCGGACGACCCTCGACAACGCCGCGCAGGCGATGACGCGGACGGACATGGAAATCGCCGCGGAGTACGCGTCGCTCGCGCCGGAGGACCTCCGCGAGCGGTTCTTCCCACGTATCCGCGATGAACACGCTCGCGCCGTCGACCTCGTCCTCGACATCACGGAGCGTGAGGACCCCCTCCAGCGTCAGTGGCTCCGCGAGAGCCTTGAGCGGCGGAATCCGTACGTCGACCCGCTGAACCTCCTCCAGATACGGCTGCTGGACCGCGACGGGCGGTCGCCCTCCGAGGAGCGGACGCTCCGCCTGACGGTCAAGGGCATCGCAGCGGGGATGAAGAGCACCGGGTGATTCGCCGACGCGAACGCAACGGCGTCGGTGGGCGTACGGGCGCTACAGCCGCCGTACGGCATCGAAGGCTTTATTCACCGCCTCGGCTTCGATTCTGACAAGTAACCATGTCCGACAAGCCTGCCTCCATGTACCGGGAGATCGACAAGCCCTCGTACACGCGACGAGAGTACATCACGGGCGTTCCCGGTTCCAAGATTGCACAGCACAACATGGGCGACCTCCAGGCCGACCCCGAGGACTACGAGGTTCACATCAGCCTCGAAGTCGAGGAGGAGTGTCAGCTTCGCCACGGCGCGCTCGAGGCCTCGCGCCTCTCCGCCAACCGTCGGCTCCTGAAGGAGCTGGGCGAAGGGAACTACAAGATGGTGCTCCGGAAGTTCCCCCACCAGGTCATCCGAGAGAACAAGCAGGCGACGGGCGCGGGTGCGGACCGTGTCTCCGACGGGATGCGACAGGCGTTCGGCAAGCCGGTCGGCACCGCCGCCCGCATTCAGACCAACGAGACGGTCTTCACCTGCTACTGCGACCCCGAGGACGCCCCGGTCGTCAAGGACGCCTTCCGTCGCGCCTACAACAAGATCTCGCCGCCGTGCCGCATCGTCGTCGAGAAAGGCGAGCAGCTGCTCGTCGCCTGAGCGCGACCCCCGACCTTTTCTTTCCGCCTTCCACAGGGAGCGTATGCTCCGGCTCGCCCTGACCACACGGGCGGAGACGTTCGACCGCCTCCAGGACCCACTCGCCGACCGCGGCATCGAGGTCGGCCATCTCCCCGCCACCGGGCGGACCATCCGTCTCGACGAGGCGCCCGCCGACGACTTCGACGTGGGCTTCGTCTACCCCTCGCAGACGCCCGCCGGCGACGCCCTGTCCGCGCTGTACGACCTCCCGTGGGTGAACGGGCGCGACGCCGTGCTTCGCTCGCGAAACAAGGGTGGGGTCGTGGCGACCCTCGGCGCCGCCGGTCTGCCTGTCCCGAAGACGACGATGGTGTCGAGCCCCGTCGACGAAGCGACGCTCGTCGACGCCGTCGCGGACTTCGACTGGCCGGTCGTCGTCAAGCCGAACTCTACGACTCGCGGGACGGGCGTGGCGAAAGCGACCGACATCGACTCGCTGCTGGGTATCGCCGACTACCTCGACCTGATTCACGACTACCGCGCCACGGGCGACAAGACCTACCTCCTACAGGAGTATCTACCCGACGCGCACGACTACCGCGTCATGGTCGTCGACGGCGAGTACGCGGGGGCCGTCGAGCGCGAACTGCCGGCAGACGCCCGCGCGGACGGGCGCTGGAAACACAACGTCCACCGCGGCGCCGAGGCGACGGGCGTCGACCTGCCCAACGAGTATCGCCGTCTCGCCGAACGGGCGGCGGCGGCGCTCGACGTATCGTATCTGGGCGTCGACCTGCTCGCGACGGAGAATCGGGTCGTCGTCGTTGAGACGAACGCGCGGCCGACCGTCGACGTCGCGACGAAGTACGTCCCGGACTTCTACGACCGACTGGCGGCGCTGATAAAAGCGACGGCGTAGTTACTCGACGTCGATGGCGGCGGAGTCGCCCACCTTGTCCACGGTGACTTCGAGGATGCCGTTGTTGAACGTGGCCGACGCGGAGTGCTCGTCGACGCGGGCGGGCAGGCGGACCCGCTCGTCGTACTCGCGGTGCGGGGAGGTGGCGCTGATGGTGAGGGTCTTCCCGTCACACTTCAGCTCGATGGCGTCTTTCTCGACGCCGGGGAGGTCGGCGACGAGCCGCACTTCCTCGTCGTCCTCGTAGATGTCGACGTGCGTCTCGGAAGCAAAGCCCGAGCCGTCGCTCATCGCGTTGGAGTTGGCGCCCGTCATTTCGTTCATCATCCGTTCGATTTCGTCGAAAATGTCGCCGAACGGGTCGTCACGGTCGTCGCCTCTCATGGCCGAACGTAAGCCGGTCCCGCTCAAAAGCTTTCTGTCCCCGGTAGGTAGTAGCACGACCCCCGTGACCGACGGTATACTATGACACGATTGTTCACTCGGAATCGGCCGTTTGAAATACTCGACCCCCCATCAGAGAGACGAGGCACATGTTCAAGACGCTCGACGAACTCGGGTCCGGGAATCGCGTCCTCGTTCGGCTCGACCTCAATTCGCCGGTCGAGGACGGCATCGTCAAGGACAACCGCCGATTCGCACGCCACGCCCGGACCGTTCGGGAACTCGTCGAGGACGGCCACCGCGTCGTCGTCATGGCCCATCAGGGCCGTCCGGGGCGGGACTCTTTCGTCTCGCTCGACCAGCACGCCGACCTCCTCGCCGAGTACGTCGAGACGCCCGTCGGGTTCGTCGACGACGTTCACGGCGACGAGGCTGTCGACGCCATCCGAGGGCTCGACGCCGGCGAGATACTGCTCCTCGAGAACGTCCGGATGAGCGACGACGAACTCCCCGAGAAACCGGCGGAGGAACACGCCGACAGCGAGTTCGTCCAGACGCTCGCCCCCGAGTTCGACTGCTACATCAACGACGCGTACTCGGCGGCCCACCGCTCGCACGCTTCCCTCGTCGGCTTTCCGCTCGTCCTCCCCGCCTACGCCGGGCGCGTCATGGAGGCCGAATACGAGGCCAACACGAGCATCGCCAGCCGGGAGTTCGACGGGCAGGTGACGATGGTGCTCGGCGGCGCGAAAGCCACCGACGTCATCGACGTGATGAGCGCGCTCGACGAGGCCATCGACCACTACCTCCTCGGCGGCATCGTGGGCGAACTCTTCCTGCGGGCCGCGGGCTACGACGTGGGCTACGACGTGGGCGGCACGGAACTCTACGACCACCAGTGGGAGCAAAACGAAGAGCGCATCCGCGAACTGCTCGCCGAACGCAGCGACCGCATCACGCTCCCCTTCGACCTAGCCTACGAGGACGCTGCCGACGAACGCGCTGAATTCCCCGTCACCGATGACGTGGAGAAGGACTTCCCGCTGCTCGACGTGGGCTCGACGACTGTCGAGCGCTACGGCGAGGTCATCGAGGACTCGGCGGCGGTGTTCGTCAAGGGCGCCCTCGGCGTCTTCGAGGACGAACGCTTCTCGACGGGGACGGTCGGCGTCCTCGAAACCATCGCGACGACGGACTGCTTCTCGGTCATCGGCGGCGGCGACACCTCGCGGGCCATCGAACTCTACGGCCTCGACGAGGAGTACTTCTCGCACGTCTCCATCGCCGGCGGCGCCTACGTCCGGGCGCTCACCGGCCAGTCGCTTCCCGGCGTCGACGCCTTGACTCGCTCCTGTGAGCGCGTCGAGTCGAGCGTCGACCAGTAGCGGCTGGGGCCGTTCTTTCTGAATCGCGCCGTCGACTCAGTAGTCGATGCCGACGCCCATCGCTTCCTCGGTCGTCGCGCGACTCTCGGCGGCGTCCTCGTCGCCGCGGAGGGCGCGGACGGCGTCGACGTTTTCGGGCACCACGTCGCTCTCCTGGTGAATCGCTTGGAACAGGTAGAGGTCGCGGCCCTCGACGGTGATGGACTCGGACCAGATGCAGTTCTCCCAGAGGTCACCGCGCGGCCGGCCAGCGTCGTGGGCGAACTCCTTGAGCTTGCCCGAGCCGTCGATGTCGGCGCCCGCCGGAATCTGGAACAGGCGCTCCTCGTCGGCGAACAGGTCGCGGACCGCCTCGGCGTCAGCGTCCGATTCCAGCGTCACGTTGACGCTGTGGGTGTGCATCAGCGTCGCCGGCACCTTCATCCCGAGCGTGTCGATGTCGAGGTCCGGGAAGATGGTGTTCACGTCCGGGCCGTGGTGCGAGGGGATGGTCACCGGGTCGGGGAGGATGTCGTCGATGGGGCCGCGCCCGGTCTGGCCGGGGTCGCCGCCGCGCCGAACCAGCGTGACGCGTGCCTTCTCGACGCCGTAGGCCTCCTCAAGCGGCGCGAGGATGCGCGAGAGCCCCGTGGTGTTACAGGAGACGACGCGCGCGGAGTCGGCGCCGACCGCGTTCTCGAAGTTAGCGCGGGCGTTGAAACTCACCTCGGCCACGTCGGCGTCCTCGCCGCCCTGGAAGATGGCGGGCGTGTCGTGGGCCTCGTAGAGGTCGGCGTTCTCGGCGCCGATGCCCGAGGGCGTACAGTCGACCACCACGTCCGACTCGGCGACGAGCTCCTCCACCTCGCCGGCGAGTTCGAGGCCCTCCTCGGCGAACTGGTCCATCCGGTCGGGGATGGCGGCGTAGAGGGGGTAGCCCTTGCGCGCCGCCGTCTCCGCCTCGAAGTTCGGGCGCGTCTTGGCGACGCCGACGAGCTCCATGTCCGGTTGTTCCGTAATCGCGTCAGCCACCCGTTTGCCGATGGTTCCGTAGCCGTTGACGCCGACCTGTGTCATATCGCGGAGTCGCGCGGCGACGGGCATAATCGTTTCGAGCCTCTCTCGTGGCCTACTGGTACGCCATCGCCTGCGCCACCTTCTGCCCCCGGTAGTAGCCGGGGGCGGTCGCGACGGTCGCCGGCTTGATCTCCCCGTCGATGGCTCGGAGGCGGAACTCGGCCTCCGGCAACGACACCCCCTCGGTCATCAGCCGCTCGAAGCGACCCCTCGCCCGCTCCCGGTCGTCCGGGTGGAGGAAATCGGTGAACGACCGGTCCTCCAGGTCCGCGTGCGTGTCGGCGTTGAGAAAGTCGACCGCGGCGTCGTTCGAGTAAAGCAGCGTACCCTCTCGGTCGAAGACGATTATCGGAATCGGTGCCGTATCCACGAGGTTGTGGTAGCGCTCCTCGCTCCGGGTGACCGCCGTCTCCGCGCGATAGGCTCGCACGCTGTTGGTGATGCGGTTGGCGAGCAGCATGTACTGGTCTCTCCCGGACTCCTTCTGGAGGTACTCGGTGACGCCGGCCGACACCGCTCGGCTCGCAATCGACTCCGACCCCCGCCCGGTAAACAGAATGAAGGGGAGCTTCGGGTGGTCGGTGCGGACGGTTTCGAGGAATTCGATGCCGTTCTGGTCGGGCATATCGTAGTCGGAGACGATACAGTCGGCGTCGAGTTCGGCGAGTCGGTCCAACCCCTCGCCGACATTCGTCGCCGTCGTCACCTCGAACCGGTCGTCTTCGCGTTCGAGGAACGTGGCGGCCAGATTCGCAAAGTCCGGTTCGTCGTCGACGTGGAGGACGCGAATCGGGCCATCCATATTCGAATCATTGGACCGTACGACGATAGTGGTTATGGTGGTTGTTATCACATAACATACAATTTCGCTCGGCGGTCGCATCCGGAGGGGAAGGGCTAACCTACGCCCGGCCCTTCCCTCGCCCATGTCCGACGCACTCATACAGGCCGCCGAGACGGCGATTCATCAGTGCATGGCGCTCGACGCCGACGAGTCCTGTGCTGTCGTCACCGACGACAAGCGGCTCCCAATCGGCGAGGCGCTCTACGACGTGGCGAGCACCGTCACCGACGACGCCGTCCTCCTCCGCTACCCGCCGGGCGAGCAACACGGCACCGAACCCCCCGCGCCCGTCGCGGCCGCGATGGCCGACGCCGACGTGGTCCTCGCGCCGACGACCAAGAGCCTGAGTCACACGCGCGCCCGCAAGCGAGCCTGCGACGCCGGTGCTCGCGCCGCCACCCTCCCCGGCATCACCGAGGACGTGATGGTCGCCGGCCTCGACGCCGACTACGAGACCATCGCCCGCCACTGTCGCGAGGTACTCGAACAGGTCGCCGACGCCGACGAGATTCGCGTCACCTCCCCCGAGGGCACCGACTTCACCGTCGAACCCGGCGACCGCGAGTGGCTGACCGACACCGGGATGGTCCACGACGCCGGCGACTTCTCGAACCTCCCCGCGGGCGAGGTGTTCGTCAGCCCCGAGACGGCCTCCGGCACGTACGTCGTCGACGGGACGATGATGCCCCACGGTCTGCTCGAGGAACCGATTCGATTCGAGGTGGAGGACGGCACAGTCACCCACATCTCCGACGACGCCGTGCGCGAACAGGTCGACGCCGGGCGCGAGGCGGTGGGCGACGACGCCGCCAACCTCGCCGAACTCGGGGTCGGAACGAACGTCGGCGTCACCGACCTCGTCGGGTCCGTCCTCTTGGACGAGAAGGCGGCGGGGACGGTCCACATCGCCATCGGCGACGACGCGAGCATCGGCGGCGACACCGAGGCACCGCTACATCTCGACGGCATCCTCCGCCATCCGACGGTGTACGCCGACGGCGAGGCAATCGATCTGCCGAGCGCCGAGTGACGCGAATCCCGGAAGGGCGGACTTTTACCGCCTGACCGGCTACACGTCGGTATGACTCATCCCGGTCCCGACGCGGGCGACCGCGTCGCTCTCGCCTGTCCGTCCTGTTCCGAGCAGACGGTCCACGAGGTACTGAAACCCGGCGGCCACGTCACCGTGCGCTGTACGGAGTGCGACCACGTCCACAAGGAGCGCTACGAGCCGACCCCAGAGATCGAACTCGACGTCGTCGTCTCGCAGGGCGACGAATCGCTGACGGCGACGGTCGACGTCCCGCCCGGCGACACCGTCGAACGCGGCGACGAGTTCGTCGTCGACACCGACGAGGCCATCATGCAGGCGCGCGTCACCGCCATCGAACTCGGCGGCGACCAGCGCGTTGAGGAGGCGACGCTCGAAGACGTCGCGACGCTCTGGACGCGCGCCGTCGACAACGTCCGCGTGAACGTGACCGTCCACCCCAACGACGGCCGACGCGACGAGTCGCGGAGCGTCACCGTCTCCGTGCCCGGCGACCACGAGTTCGTCGTCGGCGAGACGGCCGAGTTCGGCGACGAAGAGTTCGAGATTACGGGCGTGCAGGTCCGCGACGACGCCCCCGAGTATCGCTTCGAGAAGCTCGACCACGAGGGCGACACCGTCTTCGCGAAAGACGTCAAGCGCGTGTACGGCCTCGACGAGACCTCCGCCGCGTGGTCGGCGTGGTGACACGACCCCGAACGCACGCTTCATAAGCGGCCGCACCCAGCCTCCTTCTATGGACCCCGCAGTGTTGCGCGAGGACATGGTCGACGGCCTCGACCACACTCTCGACGACCTCGACGAGTCCCTCGGGGTGGCCATGCGAACGGTCCCCCGGCACGTCTTCGTCGAGGACCGCCCGTACGACAACCGCGCGACCGACCACGCCGGCACGACGGTGCTCGCACCCAAGACGGTCGCCCGACTCCTCGGCGCACTCGATGTCGACGACGACGATTCCGTCCTCGTCGTCGGCGTCGGCGTCGGCTACACGGCGGCGCTACTTGCCGAACTCGTCGGCGCTCGCCGCGTGCACGCCGTCGACATCGCCCGCCGACTCGTTCTCGACGCGCGCCGAAATCTCCGACAGGCCGGCTACGAGGGCGTCCTCGTCGACTGCCGCGACGGCGCCGACGGCCTCCCGGAGTACGCCCACTTCGACCGCATCCTCGTCGAAGCGGCGGCGGTGCGCCCGCCCCGCGCGCTTCTCGACCAGCTCGCCCCCGACGGCCGACTCGTGATGCCGATGGGGACGCCCGACCCGACGCTCGTTGCCCTCGCGCCCGACGACTCGCCCGAGGGCTACGCCGTCGCCGAGGAGTTCGGCCCGGCGACGCTCGCCCCCCTCCTCGTCGACGGCGAACAGGCCGGGGGCGTCACGCGCAACCGGACCGAGCGCGAGGACCGCGAGTTCGGCGAGCAGGGCTACTTCGCGCCCACCGGCTGGGAACACGAGTGGATAGACTGGGACGACCGACTCGACGGCGGCCGCGGCCACCACCGTCGCTAACCGGCTTCATCCTCGCACGACCAACACCTTCGTGTTGCCGCGGCGGTCGACGTAGCCGCTTCCGGCAGGTGGTTTCACCTCGATGACCAGCGTCCCTTCGTCCTGATTCGCGCGGAGCGTCGGCGTCACCGATACGCTCGCGGTCCCGTCCTCGCCCGTCGTCGCCGTCTGCACGCCGTCGAGGTCGGCGCTCCCGGCTTTGACGAGGACCGTCGCGTCCGCGACGGCCGACCCGTCCGCGCCGACGACCGTCAGGTCGATTGAGCCTTGTCCCGGCCCGACAACCTCCGGTTCGGGTCGAACGTCGAGTTCCGTCGTCGACAACCCCTGAATCCCGGTCAGCATGTTCATCATGACGCTCAGACTGGCGACGCCGATGACGAGTGCGA
This DNA window, taken from Haloplanus vescus, encodes the following:
- a CDS encoding Hsp20/alpha crystallin family protein; the protein is MRGDDRDDPFGDIFDEIERMMNEMTGANSNAMSDGSGFASETHVDIYEDDEEVRLVADLPGVEKDAIELKCDGKTLTISATSPHREYDERVRLPARVDEHSASATFNNGILEVTVDKVGDSAAIDVE
- a CDS encoding phosphoglycerate kinase — encoded protein: MFKTLDELGSGNRVLVRLDLNSPVEDGIVKDNRRFARHARTVRELVEDGHRVVVMAHQGRPGRDSFVSLDQHADLLAEYVETPVGFVDDVHGDEAVDAIRGLDAGEILLLENVRMSDDELPEKPAEEHADSEFVQTLAPEFDCYINDAYSAAHRSHASLVGFPLVLPAYAGRVMEAEYEANTSIASREFDGQVTMVLGGAKATDVIDVMSALDEAIDHYLLGGIVGELFLRAAGYDVGYDVGGTELYDHQWEQNEERIRELLAERSDRITLPFDLAYEDAADERAEFPVTDDVEKDFPLLDVGSTTVERYGEVIEDSAAVFVKGALGVFEDERFSTGTVGVLETIATTDCFSVIGGGDTSRAIELYGLDEEYFSHVSIAGGAYVRALTGQSLPGVDALTRSCERVESSVDQ
- a CDS encoding type II glyceraldehyde-3-phosphate dehydrogenase, producing MTQVGVNGYGTIGKRVADAITEQPDMELVGVAKTRPNFEAETAARKGYPLYAAIPDRMDQFAEEGLELAGEVEELVAESDVVVDCTPSGIGAENADLYEAHDTPAIFQGGEDADVAEVSFNARANFENAVGADSARVVSCNTTGLSRILAPLEEAYGVEKARVTLVRRGGDPGQTGRGPIDDILPDPVTIPSHHGPDVNTIFPDLDIDTLGMKVPATLMHTHSVNVTLESDADAEAVRDLFADEERLFQIPAGADIDGSGKLKEFAHDAGRPRGDLWENCIWSESITVEGRDLYLFQAIHQESDVVPENVDAVRALRGDEDAAESRATTEEAMGVGIDY
- a CDS encoding response regulator; the protein is MDGPIRVLHVDDEPDFANLAATFLEREDDRFEVTTATNVGEGLDRLAELDADCIVSDYDMPDQNGIEFLETVRTDHPKLPFILFTGRGSESIASRAVSAGVTEYLQKESGRDQYMLLANRITNSVRAYRAETAVTRSEERYHNLVDTAPIPIIVFDREGTLLYSNDAAVDFLNADTHADLEDRSFTDFLHPDDRERARGRFERLMTEGVSLPEAEFRLRAIDGEIKPATVATAPGYYRGQKVAQAMAYQ
- a CDS encoding aminopeptidase; translation: MSDALIQAAETAIHQCMALDADESCAVVTDDKRLPIGEALYDVASTVTDDAVLLRYPPGEQHGTEPPAPVAAAMADADVVLAPTTKSLSHTRARKRACDAGARAATLPGITEDVMVAGLDADYETIARHCREVLEQVADADEIRVTSPEGTDFTVEPGDREWLTDTGMVHDAGDFSNLPAGEVFVSPETASGTYVVDGTMMPHGLLEEPIRFEVEDGTVTHISDDAVREQVDAGREAVGDDAANLAELGVGTNVGVTDLVGSVLLDEKAAGTVHIAIGDDASIGGDTEAPLHLDGILRHPTVYADGEAIDLPSAE
- a CDS encoding HVO_0476 family zinc finger protein, whose translation is MTHPGPDAGDRVALACPSCSEQTVHEVLKPGGHVTVRCTECDHVHKERYEPTPEIELDVVVSQGDESLTATVDVPPGDTVERGDEFVVDTDEAIMQARVTAIELGGDQRVEEATLEDVATLWTRAVDNVRVNVTVHPNDGRRDESRSVTVSVPGDHEFVVGETAEFGDEEFEITGVQVRDDAPEYRFEKLDHEGDTVFAKDVKRVYGLDETSAAWSAW
- a CDS encoding protein-L-isoaspartate O-methyltransferase family protein, whose translation is MDPAVLREDMVDGLDHTLDDLDESLGVAMRTVPRHVFVEDRPYDNRATDHAGTTVLAPKTVARLLGALDVDDDDSVLVVGVGVGYTAALLAELVGARRVHAVDIARRLVLDARRNLRQAGYEGVLVDCRDGADGLPEYAHFDRILVEAAAVRPPRALLDQLAPDGRLVMPMGTPDPTLVALAPDDSPEGYAVAEEFGPATLAPLLVDGEQAGGVTRNRTEREDREFGEQGYFAPTGWEHEWIDWDDRLDGGRGHHRR
- a CDS encoding DUF7382 domain-containing protein; this translates as MFDAFRADRRAIEGLPIRLVIALVIGVASLSVMMNMLTGIQGLSTTELDVRPEPEVVGPGQGSIDLTVVGADGSAVADATVLVKAGSADLDGVQTATTGEDGTASVSVTPTLRANQDEGTLVIEVKPPAGSGYVDRRGNTKVLVVRG